The Sphingomonas sp. LY54 genome includes a region encoding these proteins:
- a CDS encoding acyl-CoA dehydrogenase family protein, giving the protein MPLYLTDDQAMLRDTARSFMAGEGAIASQYRKFRDMNCKDGFGHALWRHFGEMGFTGILVDEADGGLGLGHVEAGIVLEEIGRNLTPSPFLITAVTVVEALRGTPLRERWLPGILAGETVGALAVDEGARHRPEAIAMQAERSGNGFALSGRKQFVVQGASADFFVVAAQAAEGLTLFAVEKGANGLDVEGVRLADASIGARLEFERVEVDADAVIGEVGQGEAILSRVLNAGRAGAASEMVGVASGAMDMTVDYLRQRKQFGKLIGEFQTLQHRAAHLYAELEIARAAALKAQQLLDEGGSEAEAMVSVANAKAGRVSTLAVQEGVQMHGGIGMTDEHDIGLYMKRDRVLNALFGDAYYHADRLARLKGY; this is encoded by the coding sequence ATGCCCCTCTATCTGACCGACGACCAGGCGATGCTGCGCGATACGGCGCGGAGCTTCATGGCCGGGGAAGGCGCGATCGCGAGCCAGTATCGCAAGTTTCGCGACATGAACTGCAAGGACGGGTTCGGCCATGCGTTGTGGCGGCATTTCGGCGAGATGGGGTTTACCGGCATCCTCGTCGACGAGGCGGACGGCGGGCTCGGGCTCGGCCATGTCGAGGCCGGCATCGTGCTCGAGGAGATCGGCCGGAACCTGACGCCGTCGCCCTTCCTGATCACGGCGGTGACCGTCGTCGAGGCGCTGCGCGGGACGCCGCTCAGGGAGCGCTGGCTGCCCGGAATCCTCGCCGGCGAGACCGTCGGCGCGCTGGCGGTCGACGAGGGCGCCAGGCACCGGCCCGAGGCGATCGCGATGCAGGCGGAGCGCTCGGGCAACGGCTTCGCGCTCAGCGGCCGCAAGCAGTTCGTCGTGCAGGGGGCTTCCGCGGACTTTTTCGTGGTCGCGGCGCAGGCGGCCGAGGGCCTGACCCTGTTCGCGGTCGAGAAGGGCGCCAACGGCCTTGACGTCGAGGGCGTGCGCCTGGCCGACGCCAGCATCGGCGCGCGGCTGGAATTCGAGCGCGTCGAGGTCGATGCCGATGCGGTGATCGGCGAGGTCGGGCAGGGGGAGGCCATTCTCTCCCGGGTGCTCAACGCAGGCCGCGCCGGTGCGGCGTCCGAGATGGTCGGCGTCGCCTCGGGCGCGATGGACATGACCGTCGACTATCTCCGCCAGCGCAAGCAGTTCGGCAAGCTGATCGGTGAGTTCCAGACGCTGCAGCACCGCGCCGCCCACCTCTATGCGGAGCTGGAGATCGCGCGGGCGGCGGCGCTCAAGGCGCAGCAATTGCTCGACGAGGGCGGCAGCGAGGCCGAGGCGATGGTGTCGGTCGCCAACGCCAAGGCGGGCCGCGTCTCGACGCTGGCGGTGCAGGAGGGCGTGCAGATGCACGGCGGCATCGGCATGACCGACGAGCACGATATCGGCCTCTACATGAAGCGCGATCGCGTGCTGAACGCGCTGTTCGGCGACGCTTACTACCACGCGGATAGATTGGCGCGGCTCAAGGGTTACTGA
- a CDS encoding acyl-CoA dehydrogenase family protein codes for MPLDPETSDALIETVQRYVAERLRPLEAQVEEADAIPDAVVAEMREMGLFGLSIPEEYGGLGLTMAEEVRIALEFGRTTPAFRSVFGTNVGIGSQGLVMAGNDAQKAAWLPRIASGEIVTSFALTEPGAGSDSAAVQTRAVRDGDVYRLSGSKRFITNADKASLFTVMARTGGPGANGVSAFLVPADLPGLSIGAPEKKMGQQGAHVCDVHFDDVPVPVANRLGAEGEGFKVAMRVLDRGRLHIAAVCVGIAERLIADAVAYAAERHQFGKPIAEFQLIQALIADSKTETLAARALMLEVAAQKDRGEAITMEAAAAKYFASETVGRVADRAVQIFGGAGYIADYGIERLYRDVRLFRIYEGTSQVQQLVIARETMKRGG; via the coding sequence ATGCCCCTCGATCCCGAGACTTCCGACGCGCTGATCGAGACCGTGCAGCGCTATGTCGCCGAGCGGCTTCGGCCGCTCGAGGCCCAGGTCGAGGAAGCGGATGCCATTCCCGACGCGGTCGTAGCCGAGATGCGCGAGATGGGGCTGTTCGGCCTGTCGATCCCGGAGGAATATGGCGGGCTCGGCCTGACCATGGCCGAAGAAGTGCGGATCGCGCTCGAATTCGGGCGGACGACACCGGCCTTCCGCTCGGTGTTCGGCACCAATGTCGGCATCGGCAGCCAGGGCCTGGTGATGGCCGGCAACGACGCGCAGAAGGCGGCATGGCTGCCCCGGATCGCGAGCGGCGAGATCGTCACCAGCTTCGCGCTGACCGAGCCGGGCGCCGGCTCCGACAGCGCCGCGGTCCAGACCAGGGCGGTGCGCGACGGTGACGTCTATCGCCTCTCGGGCTCGAAGCGCTTCATCACCAATGCCGACAAGGCCTCCCTGTTCACGGTCATGGCGCGGACCGGCGGGCCTGGCGCGAACGGCGTCTCGGCCTTCCTGGTGCCGGCCGACCTGCCGGGGCTGAGCATCGGGGCTCCGGAAAAGAAGATGGGCCAGCAGGGCGCCCATGTCTGCGATGTCCATTTCGACGACGTGCCCGTTCCCGTCGCCAACCGGCTCGGCGCGGAAGGCGAGGGCTTCAAGGTGGCGATGCGCGTGCTCGACCGCGGCCGGCTGCACATCGCCGCGGTCTGCGTCGGCATTGCCGAGCGGCTGATCGCCGACGCGGTCGCCTACGCCGCCGAGCGCCACCAGTTCGGCAAGCCGATAGCCGAGTTCCAGCTGATCCAGGCGCTGATCGCCGACAGCAAGACCGAGACGCTGGCGGCGCGGGCGCTGATGCTGGAGGTCGCGGCGCAGAAGGACAGAGGCGAGGCGATCACGATGGAGGCGGCGGCCGCCAAATATTTCGCGAGCGAGACCGTCGGCCGCGTTGCCGACCGCGCCGTCCAGATTTTCGGCGGCGCCGGCTATATCGCCGATTACGGCATCGAACGGCTCTATCGCGACGTCCGCCTGTTCCGGATCTACGAAGGCACCAGCCAGGTCCAGCAACTCGTCATTGCACGCGAGACGATGAAAAGGGGCGGGTGA
- a CDS encoding PaaI family thioesterase has protein sequence MDTLPPYAQLLGLSTIRAEDGELLWLMPFGESVVGRPGYLHGGAIAGLLEFAALGTLFEALGSAEGVSVKPINVTVDFMRGGTDHDTFAAAVITRLGKRVANVEAHAWQQDRTKPIAAAKMNLLLRRH, from the coding sequence ATGGACACGCTTCCGCCCTACGCCCAGCTTCTCGGCCTCAGCACCATCCGCGCCGAGGACGGCGAATTGCTGTGGTTGATGCCGTTCGGCGAAAGCGTGGTCGGCCGCCCCGGCTATCTCCACGGCGGCGCGATCGCCGGTCTGCTCGAATTCGCCGCGCTCGGCACGCTCTTCGAGGCGCTGGGTTCGGCCGAGGGGGTCAGCGTGAAGCCGATCAACGTCACCGTCGATTTCATGCGCGGCGGCACCGACCACGACACTTTTGCCGCGGCCGTGATCACCCGCCTCGGCAAGCGCGTCGCCAATGTCGAGGCCCACGCCTGGCAGCAGGACCGCACCAAGCCGATCGCGGCCGCCAAGATGAACCTACTGCTGCGGCGGCACTAA
- a CDS encoding TIGR04282 family arsenosugar biosynthesis glycosyltransferase, with amino-acid sequence MTRIVIFAKAPVAGRVKTRLIPALGAEGAADLAAAMLHATCREALAAGIGPVELCLARHPEWAGDLPEGVEVTDQGEGDLGDRLWRAAQRAGPPLLLIGTDCPALDRHRLRHAAQRLRDHDAVLHPAADGGYALLGLNRLDRSLFAAMPWSTGTVAGETIARIAALGWSLHIGETLRDIDEPADLAHLPPYLLPPKASVG; translated from the coding sequence GTGACCCGGATCGTCATCTTCGCCAAGGCCCCGGTAGCAGGCCGGGTGAAGACGCGGCTCATCCCGGCGCTGGGCGCGGAAGGCGCGGCCGATCTCGCCGCCGCGATGCTCCACGCCACTTGTCGCGAGGCGCTCGCCGCCGGCATCGGCCCCGTCGAGCTCTGCCTGGCCCGCCACCCTGAATGGGCCGGCGACCTCCCCGAGGGCGTCGAGGTTACCGACCAGGGCGAAGGCGATCTCGGCGACCGGCTGTGGCGGGCGGCGCAGCGCGCCGGGCCGCCGCTGCTCCTGATCGGCACCGATTGCCCCGCTCTCGACCGCCACCGGCTCCGCCACGCCGCGCAACGGCTGCGCGACCATGACGCCGTGCTCCATCCGGCGGCCGATGGCGGCTACGCGCTGCTGGGACTGAACAGGCTCGATCGCTCGCTCTTCGCCGCCATGCCCTGGAGCACCGGCACCGTCGCCGGCGAGACGATCGCCCGCATCGCCGCGCTCGGCTGGTCGCTCCACATCGGCGAGACGCTGCGCGACATCGACGAGCCGGCCGATCTCGCCCACCTGCCGCCCTATCTGCTTCCACCCAAAGCGTCGGTCGGCTAG
- a CDS encoding FAD-dependent oxidoreductase has product MKGSSGKILLLLVVAAAIAAFFLLDLDRYLTLDMLKARQADLAALLRERPWFAIGGFFLIYVAATALSLPGAAILTLAAGAIFGLWAGTAVVSVASTLGACLAFLSSRYLLRDWVAARFGKRIAAIDEGIRRDGAFYLLSLRLIPVFPFFLVNLAMGLTAMRLAPYALASWIGMLPGTIVYVNAGTQIARIETTGDILSPALIGSFALLGLFPLLAKFVVGRLRRRRIYKGWRRPKRFDRNLIVIGAGAGGLVTSYIAATVRAKVTLIEANRMGGDCLNTGCVPSKALIRSARLAHEIRNADFYGLGAREPADDFPAVMQRIRTIIAAIAPADSIERYTALGVDVRMGYARILDPWTVEIDGAERLTARAIVIATGGAPAIPEIPGLAESGYLTSDTMWEAFAHRETMPERVAILGGGPIGVELAQALARLGAHVTLVQKGARILPKEDEEVAAFVAETLAEEGVDIRTDFDVSEVRDGTLVASSEGTTIPFNALIVAVGRKARLAGYGLEELGIETGRTVATNDYLETLYPNIFAAGDVAGPYQFTHFAAHQAWYAAVNALFGGVRKFRTDYSVLPWVTYTDPEVAHVGHNEISAREAGLAYEVIRYDLGHLDRALTEGANRGFVKLLVAPGKDRILGATIVAANAGELLAEYVLAMKHRIGLNKILGTIHAYPTMAESAKYAAGEWKKAHKPERLLRWAERYHRWRRG; this is encoded by the coding sequence ATGAAGGGCAGCTCCGGCAAGATTCTCCTCCTCCTGGTCGTCGCCGCGGCGATCGCCGCTTTCTTCCTGCTCGACCTCGACCGCTATCTGACCCTCGACATGCTGAAGGCGCGGCAAGCGGACCTGGCCGCTTTGCTGCGCGAACGGCCGTGGTTCGCGATCGGGGGCTTCTTCCTGATCTATGTCGCCGCGACCGCTTTGTCGCTGCCCGGCGCCGCGATCCTGACCCTGGCGGCGGGGGCGATCTTCGGCCTGTGGGCCGGCACGGCGGTCGTCTCGGTCGCCTCGACGCTCGGCGCCTGCCTCGCCTTCCTGTCGTCGCGCTATCTGTTGCGCGACTGGGTGGCGGCGCGGTTCGGGAAGCGCATCGCGGCGATCGACGAAGGCATCCGCCGCGACGGCGCCTTCTACCTGCTCAGCCTGCGGCTGATCCCCGTATTCCCCTTCTTCCTGGTCAATCTGGCGATGGGGCTGACGGCGATGCGGCTCGCGCCCTACGCGCTGGCGAGCTGGATCGGCATGCTGCCGGGAACGATCGTCTATGTGAACGCCGGCACCCAGATCGCGCGGATCGAGACCACAGGCGACATCCTCTCCCCCGCCTTGATCGGCTCGTTCGCGCTGCTCGGGCTATTCCCCCTGCTCGCCAAATTCGTGGTCGGTCGGCTGCGGCGGCGGCGCATCTACAAGGGGTGGCGCCGCCCGAAGCGTTTTGACCGCAACCTGATCGTAATCGGCGCCGGCGCCGGCGGACTGGTCACCAGCTATATCGCCGCCACGGTGCGGGCGAAGGTCACCCTGATCGAGGCCAACCGCATGGGTGGCGACTGCCTCAACACCGGCTGCGTGCCCTCGAAGGCGCTGATCCGCAGCGCCCGGCTCGCCCACGAAATCCGCAACGCCGATTTCTACGGGCTCGGGGCGCGCGAGCCTGCGGACGACTTTCCCGCCGTGATGCAACGGATCCGCACGATCATCGCGGCCATCGCGCCGGCCGACAGCATCGAGCGCTACACGGCGCTCGGCGTCGATGTGCGCATGGGCTATGCCCGCATCCTCGATCCCTGGACGGTCGAGATAGACGGCGCCGAACGGCTGACCGCGCGCGCGATCGTCATCGCCACCGGCGGCGCGCCGGCCATTCCCGAAATTCCGGGCCTCGCCGAAAGCGGCTATCTCACCAGCGACACGATGTGGGAGGCCTTCGCGCATCGCGAGACGATGCCGGAACGGGTGGCGATCCTGGGCGGCGGACCGATCGGCGTCGAGCTCGCCCAGGCGCTGGCGCGGCTCGGGGCTCATGTGACCCTGGTCCAGAAAGGCGCGCGCATCCTTCCGAAGGAGGACGAGGAGGTCGCGGCGTTCGTCGCCGAGACGCTGGCGGAAGAAGGCGTCGACATCCGCACCGATTTCGATGTTTCGGAGGTTCGCGACGGGACGCTGGTCGCGTCCTCGGAAGGCACGACAATCCCGTTCAACGCGCTGATCGTCGCCGTCGGCCGCAAGGCCCGGCTCGCCGGCTACGGCCTCGAAGAGCTCGGCATCGAGACCGGCCGCACGGTCGCCACCAATGACTATCTCGAGACGCTCTACCCCAACATCTTCGCGGCCGGCGACGTCGCCGGGCCGTACCAGTTCACCCACTTCGCGGCCCACCAGGCCTGGTATGCCGCGGTCAATGCCCTGTTCGGCGGGGTCCGCAAATTCCGCACCGATTATTCGGTGCTGCCCTGGGTCACCTATACAGATCCCGAGGTCGCGCATGTCGGCCATAACGAGATTTCGGCACGGGAAGCGGGCCTAGCCTACGAAGTCATCCGCTACGATCTTGGCCATCTCGACCGCGCGTTGACCGAAGGCGCCAATCGCGGCTTCGTCAAACTGCTGGTCGCGCCCGGCAAGGACCGCATCCTCGGCGCCACGATTGTCGCAGCCAATGCCGGCGAACTGCTCGCCGAATATGTGCTGGCGATGAAGCACCGCATCGGGCTCAACAAGATCCTCGGCACGATCCACGCTTACCCGACCATGGCGGAATCGGCGAAATATGCGGCCGGCGAATGGAAGAAGGCGCATAAGCCCGAGCGCCTGCTGCGCTGGGCCGAGCGCTACCACCGCTGGCGGCGCGGGTGA
- a CDS encoding radical SAM protein, whose amino-acid sequence MLAGRGVVAYDARRGRDPIATALFPVRSPFADPAARPLDPAKFRDPMITAKGKPRASVTLERLDTLWINTGTLCNLACQTCYIESSPTNDALVYLSLAEAEAYFEEAAAIGVREIGFTGGEPFMNRDMVAMLRAALGRGFEVLVLTNAMRPMRRFEDALKAVVLEHGDRLTMRVSLDHHSRAVHEAERGTGTWDKAVGGLQWLSDDGFRLAVAGRLLAGESEAEARAGYAGLFAELGVRVDAGLVLFPEMDAAADVPEISEGCWDLLHVAPSAMMCASSRMVVKAKGAARPHVVACTLLPYDPRFALGETLAEADRRVMLNHPHCARFCVLGGASCSV is encoded by the coding sequence ATGCTGGCGGGCCGCGGCGTCGTGGCTTATGATGCGCGGCGAGGGAGAGACCCTATCGCCACCGCCTTGTTCCCCGTGCGCTCGCCTTTCGCCGATCCGGCGGCGCGGCCGCTCGATCCGGCCAAGTTCCGTGACCCGATGATCACGGCCAAGGGCAAGCCGCGGGCGTCGGTGACGCTCGAGCGGCTCGATACGCTCTGGATCAACACCGGCACGCTCTGCAACCTGGCGTGCCAGACCTGCTATATCGAAAGCTCCCCGACCAACGACGCGCTTGTCTATCTGAGCCTTGCCGAAGCCGAGGCCTATTTCGAGGAAGCGGCGGCGATCGGCGTGCGCGAGATCGGCTTCACCGGCGGCGAGCCCTTCATGAACCGCGACATGGTGGCGATGCTGCGCGCTGCGCTCGGCCGCGGCTTCGAGGTGCTGGTGCTGACCAATGCGATGCGGCCGATGCGCCGGTTCGAGGACGCGCTGAAGGCGGTCGTGCTGGAGCATGGAGACCGGCTGACGATGCGGGTCAGCCTCGATCATCACAGCCGCGCCGTCCACGAGGCGGAGCGCGGGACGGGGACGTGGGACAAGGCGGTGGGCGGCCTGCAATGGCTGTCGGACGACGGCTTCCGGCTGGCCGTCGCCGGGCGGCTGCTCGCCGGCGAAAGCGAGGCCGAGGCGCGCGCCGGCTATGCCGGTCTTTTCGCCGAGCTCGGCGTCCGCGTCGATGCGGGCCTCGTCCTCTTCCCCGAGATGGACGCGGCCGCCGACGTGCCGGAGATCAGCGAGGGCTGCTGGGACCTCCTCCATGTCGCGCCTTCGGCGATGATGTGCGCGTCCAGCCGGATGGTGGTGAAGGCTAAGGGCGCGGCGCGGCCGCACGTCGTCGCCTGCACCTTGCTCCCTTACGATCCGCGCTTCGCGCTCGGCGAGACGCTGGCCGAGGCGGACCGGCGGGTGATGCTCAACCACCCGCATTGCGCGCGTTTCTGCGTGCTCGGCGGAGCCAGTTGCTCGGTCTGA
- a CDS encoding TIGR04283 family arsenosugar biosynthesis glycosyltransferase has translation MLSIVIPTLNAAASLPAGLERLAGVDEILVVDGGSGDATVAVARAAGARVIVAPRGRGPQLQAGGEAARGDWLLFLHADTLLGAGWRAAVEAHQAQRPRGAACFRFRLDDPAWQARLIERGVAARVRLLGLPYGDQGLLVPRLLYERVGGFRPLPLMEDVDLVRRLGRVRVLAADAVTGAERWRRDGWLRRSATNLLCLLLYRLGVPAERVALLYR, from the coding sequence ATGCTGTCGATCGTTATCCCGACGCTAAACGCGGCCGCAAGCCTGCCGGCCGGCCTCGAACGCCTCGCCGGCGTCGATGAGATACTGGTCGTCGACGGCGGCTCGGGCGACGCCACCGTCGCAGTGGCGCGCGCGGCGGGAGCGCGGGTGATCGTGGCGCCGCGCGGGCGGGGGCCGCAGCTCCAGGCCGGCGGCGAAGCGGCGCGGGGCGACTGGCTGTTGTTCCTCCACGCCGACACCCTGCTTGGCGCCGGGTGGCGCGCGGCGGTGGAGGCGCACCAGGCGCAGCGGCCGCGCGGCGCGGCCTGCTTCCGCTTCAGGCTCGACGATCCGGCCTGGCAGGCGCGGCTGATCGAGCGCGGCGTGGCGGCGCGGGTGCGGCTGCTCGGTCTCCCTTATGGCGATCAGGGCCTGCTCGTGCCGCGGCTGCTCTACGAAAGGGTCGGCGGCTTCCGGCCGCTGCCGCTGATGGAAGATGTCGATCTCGTGCGCCGGCTCGGGCGGGTGCGGGTGCTGGCCGCGGACGCCGTCACCGGCGCCGAGCGCTGGCGGCGCGACGGCTGGCTGCGCCGTTCGGCCACTAACCTTCTTTGCCTGTTGCTCTACCGATTGGGCGTGCCCGCCGAACGCGTGGCCCTGCTCTACCGCTGA
- a CDS encoding S-methyl-5'-thioadenosine phosphorylase, translating into MSEWTIGIIGGSGLYDIDALADAQWIEVDTPWGAPSDALLVGRIHGVKFVFLPRHGRGHRLAPTDVNARANIDALKRAGCTDIIAISAIGSLREELAPGRFVIVDQFVDRTFAREKSFFGPGMVAHVSMADPVCPRLSDFAAAAADAAGAEVVMGGTYLAMEGPQFSTRAESEMYRLWGCDVIGMTAMPEAKLAREAELPYALVGMVTDYDCWRAGEDAVEVSAIIAQLGANAGIARRLVTELAASLPAKRTPSPIDTHLDSALITAPSARDPAMAAKLDAICGRVFAAQR; encoded by the coding sequence ATGAGCGAATGGACGATCGGCATCATCGGCGGCTCCGGCCTCTACGACATCGACGCGCTGGCAGATGCGCAATGGATCGAAGTGGATACCCCCTGGGGCGCACCCTCGGATGCCCTGCTGGTGGGGCGCATCCACGGCGTGAAGTTCGTCTTCCTGCCCCGTCATGGCCGCGGCCACCGGCTGGCCCCGACCGACGTCAATGCGCGCGCCAATATCGACGCGTTGAAGCGGGCGGGCTGTACCGATATCATCGCCATCTCGGCGATCGGATCGCTGCGCGAGGAGCTGGCGCCCGGGCGGTTCGTGATCGTCGACCAGTTCGTCGATCGCACCTTCGCGCGCGAAAAGAGCTTCTTCGGGCCGGGCATGGTCGCCCATGTCTCGATGGCCGATCCGGTCTGCCCGCGCCTGTCCGATTTCGCAGCGGCGGCGGCCGATGCGGCGGGTGCGGAGGTGGTGATGGGCGGCACCTATCTTGCCATGGAAGGCCCGCAATTCTCGACCCGCGCCGAGAGCGAGATGTATCGCCTCTGGGGCTGCGATGTGATCGGCATGACCGCCATGCCCGAGGCCAAGCTCGCCCGCGAGGCGGAGCTGCCTTACGCTTTGGTCGGCATGGTCACCGATTATGACTGCTGGCGCGCCGGCGAGGATGCGGTGGAGGTTTCGGCGATCATCGCGCAGCTCGGCGCCAATGCCGGCATCGCCAGACGCCTCGTCACTGAACTGGCCGCCAGCCTCCCGGCCAAGCGCACGCCCTCGCCGATCGATACCCATCTCGACAGCGCGCTCATCACCGCGCCATCCGCCCGCGACCCGGCGATGGCGGCGAAGCTCGATGCGATTTGCGGCCGGGTGTTCGCCGCTCAGCGGTAG
- a CDS encoding glycerate kinase type-2 family protein, whose product MDRRDLLEAMFRAGVAACHPARVLPQYLPEPPPRRTILLAVGKGAATMAKAVEKAWPGPLTGIAVAPHGTHELLQRIVLLTAAHPVPDEASIAAAERLLALAAGAGPDDLVLFLLSGGASALACLPAQGLDLEEKKRLTFALLRSGTPIEQINCVRRHLSAIKGGRLGAAAQPARLVTLAISDVVGDRPEDIGSGPTAADASTVAEAQAILAAHGLHATHWSESVKPAETERWRADYRIVARSRDALEAAAALAVSRGYSPKLSETAGEARDVARVHAALALAAHREGRRTAFISGGELTVTVRGPGSGGPNREYALALALALDGTEGIAALAADSDGIDGIDGSADAAGAFVDPGTLRRARAAGLDPVAALDTNGSGPFFAALGDALVTGATGTNVNDIRIILVDP is encoded by the coding sequence ATGGACCGGCGCGATCTTCTCGAGGCGATGTTCCGCGCCGGCGTCGCCGCCTGCCATCCCGCCCGCGTCCTGCCGCAATATCTGCCCGAGCCGCCCCCCCGCCGCACGATCCTGCTGGCAGTCGGCAAGGGGGCCGCGACAATGGCGAAGGCGGTGGAAAAGGCCTGGCCCGGGCCGCTGACGGGCATCGCGGTCGCGCCCCACGGCACACACGAACTCTTGCAGCGCATCGTCTTGTTGACGGCCGCCCATCCCGTTCCCGACGAGGCCAGCATCGCCGCAGCCGAACGACTGCTCGCTCTGGCGGCAGGGGCGGGCCCCGACGATCTCGTGCTCTTCCTGCTGAGCGGCGGCGCTTCCGCCCTCGCCTGCCTGCCCGCCCAGGGCCTGGATCTCGAGGAGAAGAAACGGCTCACGTTCGCCCTGCTTCGCTCGGGCACTCCGATCGAGCAGATCAACTGCGTCCGCCGCCACCTCTCGGCGATCAAGGGTGGCCGTCTCGGCGCTGCGGCCCAGCCGGCGCGGCTCGTCACGCTGGCAATCTCCGACGTGGTCGGCGACCGGCCGGAGGATATCGGCTCCGGCCCCACCGCGGCCGACGCGAGCACGGTCGCCGAGGCGCAGGCGATCCTCGCCGCGCACGGCCTCCATGCCACGCACTGGTCGGAGAGCGTCAAGCCTGCCGAGACCGAGCGCTGGCGCGCCGATTATCGCATCGTGGCGCGGAGCCGCGATGCGCTGGAAGCTGCGGCCGCCCTGGCCGTCAGCCGAGGCTATTCGCCCAAGCTTTCCGAAACCGCCGGCGAGGCGCGCGACGTCGCCCGCGTCCACGCCGCTCTGGCGCTGGCCGCGCACCGCGAGGGCCGCCGGACCGCCTTCATCTCCGGCGGCGAGCTCACCGTGACCGTGCGCGGCCCCGGCAGCGGCGGTCCCAATCGCGAATATGCGCTCGCTCTGGCTCTCGCCCTCGACGGGACCGAAGGAATCGCCGCGCTCGCCGCCGACAGCGACGGCATCGACGGCATCGACGGCAGCGCCGACGCCGCTGGCGCCTTCGTCGATCCGGGGACGCTGCGCCGGGCCCGCGCGGCCGGGCTGGATCCGGTCGCGGCTCTCGACACCAATGGCTCGGGGCCATTCTTCGCGGCGCTTGGCGACGCGCTCGTGACCGGCGCGACCGGCACCAACGTCAACGACATCCGTATCATCCTGGTCGATCCCTGA
- a CDS encoding TIGR02117 family protein: MKPRTIARIAAFALAGLLAPVLLYLAAALIGGLIPVNRDWKAPEAGIPIFIETNGVHTWVMVPTVSADMDWRPLAPAEHLKDPRYAGNYIAIGFGNRDFYLNTPTWGDLSPRTAAAALVGGGPSLMHVYHSRDPQPGPYQQRILLTPDQYRRLVGFLAGSFQLRDGRTMPLLGRGYGASDVFYESRVPYNFSRTCNEWTGEALRAAGVRMGAWTPLAQSITWRLD, translated from the coding sequence ATGAAGCCACGCACGATCGCGAGAATTGCCGCCTTCGCCCTCGCCGGTCTGCTCGCGCCGGTCCTGCTCTATCTCGCCGCGGCGCTGATCGGCGGGCTGATCCCGGTCAATCGCGACTGGAAAGCGCCCGAAGCCGGCATCCCGATCTTCATCGAGACCAACGGCGTCCACACCTGGGTGATGGTGCCGACCGTTTCGGCCGACATGGACTGGCGGCCGCTCGCGCCCGCGGAGCATTTGAAGGACCCGCGCTACGCCGGCAATTACATCGCGATCGGCTTCGGCAATCGCGACTTCTACTTGAACACGCCGACCTGGGGCGATCTTTCGCCGCGCACCGCCGCGGCTGCCCTGGTCGGTGGCGGGCCTAGCCTGATGCACGTCTATCACAGCCGCGACCCGCAGCCCGGGCCCTACCAGCAGCGAATCCTGCTCACCCCCGACCAATATCGCCGGCTGGTCGGCTTCCTGGCCGGCAGCTTCCAGCTCCGCGACGGGCGCACCATGCCTCTGCTCGGCCGCGGCTACGGCGCGTCCGATGTCTTCTACGAATCTCGGGTGCCGTACAATTTCAGCAGGACCTGCAACGAGTGGACGGGCGAGGCGCTGCGCGCCGCCGGTGTCCGCATGGGTGCGTGGACGCCGCTCGCGCAGAGCATCACGTGGCGGCTGGACTAG
- a CDS encoding Lrp/AsnC family transcriptional regulator: MDQTDLKILAVLQEDASVPVTEIANRVNLSQTPTWRRIQRLEEQGVIQRRVALLDPVAIGLDITVFVDIQTNDHSAEWLARFAEAISEMPEVMEVYRMAGDIDYLLRVSVGSMTAYDAFYRKLIAKVPLKNVTSRFAMERVKATTAYPLPETPPR; encoded by the coding sequence GTGGACCAGACCGACCTCAAGATCCTTGCCGTCCTCCAGGAGGACGCCTCGGTCCCGGTGACGGAGATCGCGAACCGAGTGAACCTCTCCCAGACGCCGACCTGGCGCCGTATCCAGCGGCTCGAGGAGCAAGGCGTGATCCAGCGCCGCGTCGCCCTGCTCGATCCGGTCGCGATCGGCCTCGACATCACCGTGTTCGTCGACATCCAGACCAACGATCATTCCGCCGAGTGGCTGGCCCGCTTCGCCGAGGCCATTTCGGAAATGCCGGAAGTGATGGAGGTCTACCGCATGGCCGGCGACATCGATTATCTGCTGCGCGTGTCGGTCGGCAGCATGACCGCCTATGACGCCTTCTATCGCAAGCTGATCGCAAAGGTGCCGCTGAAGAACGTCACCTCACGCTTCGCGATGGAGCGGGTCAAGGCGACCACGGCCTATCCTTTGCCCGAGACCCCGCCGCGGTAG